A stretch of the Agromyces larvae genome encodes the following:
- a CDS encoding aldo/keto reductase: protein MTSTATVPRRAIGTSELRASRLSLGSWHTYDRMHFEDAVELVRTAVDRGINLFDVGVYAFPGGPPAFTDVLFSAIIRAAGVAREDYLLSEKLWLEGFGPGGFRPQLERALFRVGTDYSDLVILGDVRENVIDFRDLVLDLAALRDAGLIRAWGVNNWSATNVQALIDVAAAEGVPGPAIAQLKYSVARRSIPDGAPFAALWQQGVTMQASDVMEGGILAGNVSPAREVGRDPGGIREQIIASVPDFTAVAADLDTTPAQLAVAFSLTHPAATTTLFGATKLAQLESNLGALDLVERVGAARIRELVDPFQADRDLVDPEGP, encoded by the coding sequence ATGACCAGCACCGCCACCGTCCCCCGCCGCGCGATCGGCACCTCCGAACTGCGCGCCTCGCGCCTCTCCCTCGGCTCGTGGCACACCTACGACCGGATGCACTTCGAAGACGCGGTCGAGCTCGTCCGCACCGCCGTCGACCGCGGCATCAACCTGTTCGACGTCGGCGTCTACGCCTTCCCGGGCGGGCCGCCCGCGTTCACCGACGTGCTGTTCTCGGCCATCATCCGCGCCGCCGGCGTCGCCCGCGAAGACTACCTGCTGAGCGAGAAGCTCTGGCTCGAGGGCTTCGGCCCCGGCGGGTTCCGCCCGCAGCTCGAGCGCGCGCTCTTCCGCGTCGGCACCGACTACTCCGACCTCGTCATCCTCGGCGACGTGCGCGAGAACGTCATCGACTTCCGCGACCTCGTGCTCGACCTCGCGGCACTGCGCGACGCCGGGCTGATCCGGGCGTGGGGCGTCAACAACTGGTCCGCGACGAACGTCCAGGCGCTCATCGACGTCGCGGCCGCCGAAGGCGTGCCCGGCCCCGCCATCGCGCAGCTGAAGTACAGCGTCGCGCGCCGCTCGATCCCCGACGGCGCCCCCTTCGCGGCGCTCTGGCAGCAGGGCGTCACGATGCAGGCCTCCGACGTGATGGAGGGCGGCATCCTGGCCGGCAACGTCTCCCCCGCCCGCGAGGTCGGGCGCGATCCCGGCGGCATCCGCGAGCAGATCATCGCCTCGGTGCCCGACTTCACCGCGGTCGCCGCGGACCTCGACACCACCCCCGCCCAACTCGCCGTCGCGTTCAGCCTCACGCACCCCGCCGCGACGACGACGCTCTTCGGCGCCACGAAGCTCGCCCAGCTCGAGTCCAACCTGGGCGCACTCGACCTCGTCGAGCGCGTCGGCGCCGCCCGCATCCGCGAACTGGTCGACCCGTTCCAGGCCGACCGCGACCTCGTCGACCCCGAAGGACCCTGA
- a CDS encoding zinc-binding dehydrogenase, with protein MTIPLSTRAAVLTAHGAPLDLQELPLPEAIEPGAALVRITCSTLCGTDIEIWEGRMSFPGMLPMVLGHEMVGEVVAAGEGTRDAVGREIQVGDRIGWSESTCGECFGCTVLRQPVACSRRGYGFLQRSDVPPFATAGLAEYAYVVPGAAKLLLPDEVKDTWASMAGCAAKTVLRAFERAGGVQPGSRVVVQGSGALGIFATAVAHLSGAGQVITVGAPAARLAVAERFGADAVVDIAGGSEATVARVLELTDGRGADLVLDFAGAPSVGPEAIGMAAQRGTVVIVGSTGPAGEPITLSAIMGKELTVVGSLNGDIADYYRAIEFFRAFAGRFAWDDLFSEPCGLAEASERIAAMSKLGEIKAVIDPRLN; from the coding sequence ATGACGATCCCCCTCTCTACCCGCGCCGCCGTCCTCACCGCGCACGGCGCACCGCTCGACCTGCAGGAACTGCCGCTGCCCGAGGCGATCGAGCCGGGCGCCGCGCTCGTGCGCATCACGTGCTCGACCCTGTGCGGCACCGACATCGAGATCTGGGAGGGCAGGATGTCCTTCCCCGGCATGCTGCCGATGGTGCTCGGCCACGAGATGGTCGGCGAGGTCGTCGCCGCAGGCGAAGGCACCCGCGACGCCGTCGGCCGCGAGATCCAGGTCGGCGACCGCATCGGCTGGTCGGAGTCGACCTGCGGCGAGTGCTTCGGATGCACCGTGCTGCGCCAGCCCGTCGCGTGCTCGCGGCGCGGGTACGGGTTCCTCCAGCGGTCCGACGTGCCGCCGTTCGCGACCGCGGGGCTCGCCGAGTACGCCTACGTCGTCCCGGGCGCCGCGAAGCTCCTGCTGCCCGACGAGGTGAAGGACACCTGGGCCTCGATGGCCGGATGCGCCGCGAAGACCGTGCTGCGCGCCTTCGAGCGCGCCGGCGGCGTGCAACCCGGTTCGCGCGTCGTCGTGCAGGGGTCGGGCGCCCTCGGCATCTTCGCCACCGCCGTCGCCCACCTCTCGGGCGCCGGCCAGGTCATCACGGTCGGCGCGCCGGCGGCCCGGCTCGCCGTCGCCGAACGCTTCGGCGCCGACGCGGTCGTCGACATCGCCGGCGGCTCCGAAGCGACCGTCGCCCGGGTGCTCGAGCTCACCGACGGTCGGGGTGCCGACCTCGTCCTCGACTTCGCGGGCGCCCCCTCGGTCGGCCCCGAGGCCATCGGCATGGCCGCCCAGCGCGGCACCGTCGTGATCGTCGGCTCGACCGGGCCCGCCGGGGAGCCGATCACGCTCTCGGCGATCATGGGCAAGGAGCTCACCGTCGTCGGCTCGCTCAACGGCGACATCGCCGACTACTACCGGGCGATCGAGTTCTTCCGCGCCTTCGCCGGCCGATTCGCATGGGACGACCTGTTCTCCGAGCCCTGCGGTCTCGCCGAGGCATCCGAGCGCATCGCCGCCATGTCGAAGCTCGGCGAGATCAAGGCCGTCATCGACCCCCGTCTGAACTGA
- a CDS encoding amidohydrolase, giving the protein MQHAERSEGDASADLVLRGGTVLVLDGADTRGTALAVRAGRVAAVGDDADIDRLIGAGTRVVDLAGRAVIPGVNDSHLHACWLGAIWPSTFFGDAPAAGGGFGAGPEASGASGASGASEASGPEASGPEASGPEASGHVVSEASGHAGDPHTAEAAPLVTSRAERRAAILRAGELLASLGITSYTEPGIGPGEDDGQTGCFGQDVFDAYVELEAEGALRARVNVLALFGLLDGASSLEAFAAGLRGLDRETSRPDRLRVAGVKVFGDGIPPMLQAWTRHPYPDGSHGGLLVDGADLADRERNLRAMIRLAHDAGLQVGVHATGDRTIDTVIDEVARAVGDRPADLRHYVIHGDLAAPASIERLARLGMGINVQAGIAGATSGWLAGVLGEEVARAAWPIDAALRAGVLSLSSDAPILGPDWRQGIAAADAWMGAPADDAERAARMGALLRACTVAPARQDRAEAWKGTLAPGMVADLAVLETDPFEVTPAELPAVAVELTVVDGDIVYERVPAGAAAE; this is encoded by the coding sequence GTGCAGCACGCCGAACGATCCGAGGGCGACGCGTCCGCCGACCTCGTCCTGCGCGGCGGCACGGTCCTCGTGCTCGACGGCGCCGACACCCGCGGCACCGCCCTCGCGGTGCGCGCCGGGCGGGTCGCGGCGGTCGGCGACGACGCCGACATCGACCGGCTGATCGGGGCCGGCACGCGCGTCGTCGACCTCGCGGGGCGGGCGGTCATCCCCGGCGTCAACGACTCGCATCTGCACGCCTGCTGGCTCGGCGCGATCTGGCCCAGCACCTTCTTCGGCGACGCCCCCGCGGCGGGCGGCGGGTTCGGGGCCGGCCCCGAGGCATCCGGGGCATCCGGGGCATCCGGGGCGTCCGAGGCATCCGGCCCCGAGGCATCCGGCCCCGAGGCATCCGGCCCCGAGGCATCCGGGCACGTGGTATCCGAGGCATCCGGCCATGCGGGCGACCCGCACACCGCGGAAGCCGCACCGCTCGTGACGAGCCGGGCGGAGCGGCGCGCCGCGATCCTGCGGGCGGGCGAGCTCCTCGCCTCGCTCGGCATCACGAGCTACACCGAGCCGGGCATCGGGCCCGGCGAGGACGACGGGCAGACCGGATGCTTCGGGCAGGACGTCTTCGACGCCTACGTCGAGCTCGAGGCCGAAGGGGCGCTGCGCGCCCGCGTGAACGTGCTCGCGCTCTTCGGCCTGCTCGACGGCGCCTCGAGCCTGGAGGCGTTCGCCGCCGGGCTGCGCGGCCTCGATCGAGAGACGTCCCGGCCCGACCGGCTGCGCGTGGCCGGGGTGAAGGTCTTCGGCGACGGGATCCCGCCGATGCTGCAGGCCTGGACCCGGCACCCCTACCCCGACGGCTCGCACGGCGGGCTGCTCGTCGACGGCGCCGACCTCGCCGACCGCGAGCGGAACCTGCGCGCGATGATCCGGCTCGCGCACGATGCCGGATTGCAGGTCGGCGTGCACGCCACCGGCGACCGAACGATCGACACCGTCATCGACGAGGTCGCCCGCGCGGTCGGCGACCGGCCGGCGGACCTGCGGCACTACGTGATCCACGGCGACCTCGCCGCCCCCGCCTCGATCGAGCGTCTCGCGCGGCTCGGCATGGGCATCAACGTGCAGGCCGGCATCGCGGGCGCCACCTCGGGGTGGCTGGCAGGGGTGCTCGGGGAGGAGGTCGCCCGCGCGGCGTGGCCCATCGATGCGGCGCTGCGCGCCGGGGTGCTGTCGCTCTCGTCGGACGCGCCGATCCTCGGCCCCGACTGGCGGCAGGGCATCGCCGCGGCCGATGCCTGGATGGGCGCGCCCGCGGATGACGCGGAGCGCGCCGCACGCATGGGGGCGCTGCTGCGCGCCTGCACCGTCGCGCCCGCGCGGCAGGACCGCGCCGAAGCGTGGAAGGGAACGCTGGCTCCCGGCATGGTCGCCGACCTCGCCGTGCTCGAGACCGACCCGTTCGAGGTGACGCCGGCCGAACTGCCCGCCGTCGCCGTCGAGCTCACGGTCGTCGACGGCGACATCGTGTACGAGCGCGTGCCCGCGGGGGCGGCGGCCGAGTAG
- a CDS encoding SDR family NAD(P)-dependent oxidoreductase: MTESRTVLVTGGAGGIGRGIAAAFLDAGDRVVLADIDADAVATAAAELGTGSVAVDITDASSVARAIAQVEQEHGPIDVLVNNAGILSVHGSVTELAADDYRSIVDVNIIGTFTMTQAVAKRFIAHGNPGAIVNISSIGGRQPTPGMGAYESSKAAVDSITRWAAIELAGHGVRVNAVAPGPVLTPMLAMGMPEGSPARAAWTSRIPLGKLAEVGDIAPAVVFLAGPSAAHITGVSLAVDGGQLLV, from the coding sequence ATGACCGAATCACGCACCGTCCTCGTCACCGGCGGCGCCGGCGGCATCGGCCGCGGCATCGCCGCAGCCTTCCTCGACGCGGGCGACCGCGTCGTGCTCGCCGACATCGACGCCGACGCGGTCGCAACGGCGGCGGCGGAGCTCGGCACCGGCTCGGTCGCGGTCGATATCACGGATGCCTCGTCGGTCGCCCGCGCGATCGCGCAGGTCGAGCAGGAGCACGGCCCGATCGACGTGCTCGTGAACAACGCCGGCATCCTCTCGGTGCACGGCTCGGTCACCGAGCTCGCCGCGGACGACTACCGCTCGATCGTCGACGTCAACATCATCGGCACGTTCACCATGACGCAGGCCGTCGCGAAGCGGTTCATCGCGCACGGAAATCCGGGGGCGATCGTGAACATCTCCTCCATCGGCGGGCGCCAGCCCACCCCCGGCATGGGCGCCTACGAGTCGAGCAAGGCCGCGGTCGACTCGATCACCCGCTGGGCCGCGATCGAGCTCGCCGGCCACGGCGTCCGGGTGAACGCGGTGGCACCCGGCCCGGTGCTCACCCCCATGCTCGCGATGGGCATGCCCGAGGGGTCGCCCGCCCGTGCCGCCTGGACGAGCCGCATCCCGCTCGGCAAGCTCGCCGAGGTCGGCGACATCGCCCCCGCCGTGGTGTTCCTCGCCGGCCCGAGCGCCGCGCACATCACGGGTGTCAGCCTCGCGGTCGACGGCGGGCAACTGCTCGTCTGA
- a CDS encoding aldo/keto reductase, with the protein MSFTGTVPTRRLGPGGPEVPVFALGSWNIWDRMEPDARVALIRRAAEVGAAFFDVASYNMGPHAEASRTDLYFGDAVREAGLGRDEYLVCGKLWLWEYPQTGFAEQMQTSLERIGIEQADTVVVGDYFGEIDIRRVVRDVQAEIDAGRFDSWGVNNWAAADLELALDYAEAEGLTPPTFAQLKYGLVRRTMAEGEYYGRWFAEGRLALQASDAFEGGILVGKTSPARKIGADVGGIREQIVAAYPRVAEIAASFDATPAQLGIAFCLANPATANVLFGASSVEQLDDDLGALELLDRVGADALREATAELWLDRAVNADGTWAPVPAPAE; encoded by the coding sequence GTGAGCTTCACCGGAACCGTTCCCACCCGCCGGCTCGGCCCGGGCGGGCCCGAGGTGCCCGTCTTCGCGCTCGGCTCCTGGAACATCTGGGACCGCATGGAACCCGACGCGCGCGTGGCCCTCATCCGTCGCGCCGCGGAGGTCGGCGCCGCGTTCTTCGACGTCGCCTCCTACAACATGGGCCCGCACGCCGAGGCGAGCCGCACCGACCTCTACTTCGGCGACGCGGTGCGCGAGGCCGGGCTCGGCCGCGACGAGTACCTGGTCTGCGGCAAGCTCTGGCTGTGGGAGTACCCGCAGACCGGATTCGCCGAGCAGATGCAGACCTCGCTCGAGCGCATCGGCATCGAGCAGGCCGACACCGTCGTCGTCGGCGATTACTTCGGCGAGATCGACATCCGCCGGGTCGTGCGCGACGTGCAGGCCGAGATCGACGCCGGCCGGTTCGACAGCTGGGGGGTCAACAACTGGGCGGCGGCCGACCTCGAGCTCGCGCTGGATTACGCCGAGGCCGAGGGGCTCACCCCGCCGACGTTCGCGCAGCTCAAGTACGGACTCGTGCGGCGCACGATGGCCGAGGGGGAGTACTACGGCCGCTGGTTCGCCGAGGGCCGGCTGGCGTTGCAGGCGTCCGACGCGTTCGAGGGCGGCATCCTGGTGGGCAAGACCTCACCGGCCCGCAAGATCGGTGCGGACGTCGGCGGCATCCGCGAGCAGATCGTCGCCGCGTACCCGCGCGTGGCCGAGATCGCGGCCTCGTTCGACGCGACGCCCGCTCAGCTCGGCATCGCCTTCTGCCTCGCCAACCCTGCGACGGCGAACGTGCTGTTCGGCGCATCCTCCGTGGAGCAACTCGACGACGACCTGGGCGCCCTGGAACTGCTCGACCGGGTCGGGGCCGACGCGCTCCGCGAGGCGACCGCCGAGCTCTGGCTGGACCGCGCGGTGAACGCCGACGGCACCTGGGCGCCGGTTCCCGCGCCGGCCGAGTGA
- a CDS encoding alpha/beta fold hydrolase, protein MPLSTTVTPAVHRPAATAGGTDAPPVVLLHGFASSAETDFGATGLAAAIAAAGRTAIAVDLPGHGRNEPIADASAATTSSVVAAIAAAVADAAPEASVVDVLGYSLGARLAWELPDATGGRVRRLVLGGISPFEPFAAIDPAELDAVLGGAEASNPLTGMMAGMIQAPGLDTASLAKLIVGLASQPFDPAAGAPRVPALFLAGTEDPMSQGVEALVSAVDGARLERVPGDHHGALASPEFRAAALAFLS, encoded by the coding sequence ATGCCGCTTTCGACCACCGTGACCCCCGCCGTGCACCGCCCGGCCGCCACCGCCGGCGGCACGGACGCACCGCCCGTCGTGCTGCTGCACGGCTTCGCCTCCTCGGCCGAGACCGACTTCGGCGCCACCGGCTTGGCCGCTGCGATCGCCGCAGCCGGCCGCACCGCGATCGCCGTCGACCTCCCCGGCCACGGCCGCAACGAGCCGATCGCCGACGCCTCGGCCGCCACGACCTCGTCGGTCGTCGCCGCGATCGCGGCGGCCGTCGCCGACGCCGCGCCCGAGGCATCCGTCGTCGACGTCCTCGGCTACTCGCTCGGCGCGCGCCTCGCCTGGGAACTGCCCGACGCGACCGGCGGCCGCGTGCGCCGCCTGGTGCTCGGCGGCATCAGCCCCTTCGAGCCGTTCGCGGCGATCGATCCGGCCGAGCTCGACGCGGTGCTCGGCGGCGCCGAGGCGTCGAACCCGCTCACCGGGATGATGGCCGGCATGATCCAGGCGCCGGGGCTCGACACCGCGTCGCTCGCGAAGCTCATCGTCGGCCTCGCCTCGCAGCCGTTCGATCCCGCCGCGGGCGCCCCCCGGGTGCCCGCGCTCTTCCTCGCGGGCACCGAGGACCCGATGTCGCAGGGGGTCGAGGCGCTCGTCTCGGCCGTCGACGGCGCCCGACTCGAGCGGGTGCCCGGGGACCATCACGGGGCGCTCGCGTCGCCCGAGTTCCGCGCGGCCGCGCTCGCGTTCCTCTCCTGA
- a CDS encoding acetylserotonin O-methyltransferase, with protein sequence MTESTATPERILDIAIGFMGAKQLFAASRIGLFAALADGGKSVDELAEATGRAPRQVRILADSMAAQGLLERADGRYTLAADAAAYLAGTGEVDLTPFLAFLNDISYKQWLDYDATVDTDEPGTLELDEAGWGRFMAGVMTYNVLHGEQLSENFDFSPYRSALDLGGLSPAFAIGAMRQNPDLTTRFVFAPDFTDSVRQAVDAAGVGDRSTVEGGDTATVQPGGEHDLVMVNHVLHRFSAEENRGILANARGAAADGAKLLLLDFYLDDAEAQRKIDALHAGEYYNIDGTVVYPESEVNEWLEAAGWRAEGAVELPGSPRVLVATAV encoded by the coding sequence ATGACCGAGTCCACCGCCACCCCCGAACGCATCCTCGACATCGCGATCGGCTTCATGGGCGCGAAGCAGCTCTTCGCCGCCAGCCGCATCGGCCTGTTCGCGGCGCTCGCCGACGGCGGCAAGTCCGTCGACGAGCTCGCCGAGGCCACCGGCCGCGCGCCCCGCCAGGTGCGCATCCTCGCCGACAGCATGGCCGCCCAGGGCCTGCTCGAGCGGGCCGACGGGCGGTACACGCTGGCCGCCGACGCCGCCGCCTACCTCGCGGGCACGGGCGAGGTCGACCTCACCCCGTTCCTCGCCTTCCTCAACGACATCAGCTACAAGCAGTGGCTCGACTACGACGCGACCGTCGACACCGACGAGCCCGGCACCCTCGAACTCGACGAGGCAGGCTGGGGCCGCTTCATGGCCGGGGTCATGACCTACAACGTGCTGCACGGCGAGCAGCTCTCCGAGAACTTCGACTTCTCGCCGTACCGCTCGGCACTCGACCTCGGCGGGCTCAGCCCCGCGTTCGCGATCGGCGCGATGCGGCAGAACCCCGACCTCACGACCCGGTTCGTCTTCGCCCCCGACTTCACCGACAGCGTGCGCCAGGCCGTCGACGCGGCCGGCGTCGGCGACCGCTCGACCGTCGAGGGCGGCGACACCGCGACCGTGCAGCCCGGCGGCGAGCACGACCTCGTCATGGTCAACCACGTGCTGCACCGGTTCAGCGCCGAGGAGAACCGCGGCATCCTCGCGAACGCCCGCGGCGCCGCGGCCGACGGCGCGAAGCTGCTGCTGCTCGACTTCTACCTCGACGACGCCGAGGCGCAGCGCAAGATCGACGCGCTGCACGCGGGCGAGTACTACAACATCGACGGCACCGTCGTGTACCCCGAGTCCGAGGTGAACGAGTGGCTCGAGGCCGCCGGATGGCGGGCCGAGGGCGCCGTCGAACTGCCCGGCAGCCCGCGCGTCCTCGTCGCGACGGCGGTCTGA
- a CDS encoding TetR/AcrR family transcriptional regulator — MPKVIDHDQRRRDIIDVTWGLIVKGGIEAATMREIAAEAGFANGALKHYFPGKDEIIEGAYERSLNRLGEILNEAMVGKRGIEGLRTMMTVTMPIDEEDVTAGKVLLSFWERAAFNDSLHTTYRKHLKVWRDGIAHYLREGRELGEIVTGIPDEQLIDEIVLVNAGATIMRVIAPEVTTADLLRRHVDTFIERISRP, encoded by the coding sequence ATGCCGAAGGTCATCGATCACGACCAACGCCGCCGCGACATCATCGACGTCACCTGGGGGCTGATCGTCAAGGGCGGCATCGAGGCCGCCACGATGCGCGAGATCGCGGCGGAGGCGGGCTTCGCGAACGGGGCGTTGAAGCACTACTTCCCCGGCAAGGACGAGATCATCGAGGGCGCGTACGAGCGCTCGCTGAACCGTCTCGGCGAGATCCTGAACGAGGCGATGGTGGGCAAGCGCGGCATCGAGGGGCTGCGCACCATGATGACGGTGACGATGCCGATCGACGAGGAGGACGTCACCGCGGGCAAGGTGCTGCTGTCGTTCTGGGAGCGCGCCGCCTTCAACGACTCGCTGCACACGACCTATCGCAAGCATCTGAAGGTGTGGCGCGACGGCATCGCCCACTACCTGCGCGAGGGGCGCGAACTCGGCGAGATCGTCACCGGCATCCCCGACGAGCAGCTCATCGACGAGATCGTGCTGGTGAACGCCGGGGCGACGATCATGCGGGTCATCGCGCCCGAGGTGACGACCGCAGACCTGCTGCGTCGACACGTCGACACGTTCATCGAGCGGATCAGCCGGCCGTAG
- a CDS encoding amidohydrolase has translation MMTDTDEARPTPVADLVLTGGRIATAEPGAPWAQALAIGGGRLLAVGTDASALAFAADATVVRELDGAFVMPGLVDVHNHHALAGRTELFELSIPIGAGLDEIIEGVREHATGLPADAWITGGPWGSTLRAQLSTTDALARLDAASGGRPVVLVEDSRHNRWANSRAMELAGITADADPGEGGVIELDAASGRPTGVLLESAGLPVEHAMARTGSLTAEQHRAASRRGVELLNSYGVTCFQDAAVSLEILEALRSLDEAGELDAWVVSSLTVNDQIFGYDPIGEGLVWQGDRFRTAHHRPDFVKIFLDGVPPARTGAFLEPYLPDEAHGAEFHGETVLAPDELEGWLRRTAERGLSAKIHCTGDASVRLVLDTVEQLRAEGFTATRYQIAHGQFVAESDLPRFAELGVVADMSPFVWFPGEIPLAIAEVLPPERASHLQPNRSLLDLGARIAGGSDWPVSPSPNPWEGIHGLVTRTDPSGRFPGTLWPEQAITLDEAITAFTSGAAEAMGLGHETGSLAPGKSADFVVLDRDPYAHPAGELARTGVLETWFAGRRVFARA, from the coding sequence ATGATGACCGATACCGACGAAGCCCGCCCGACCCCCGTCGCCGACCTCGTCCTCACGGGCGGCCGCATCGCGACCGCCGAGCCCGGCGCACCGTGGGCGCAGGCCCTCGCGATCGGCGGCGGTCGCCTCCTCGCGGTCGGTACGGATGCTTCGGCGCTCGCCTTCGCGGCCGACGCCACCGTCGTCCGCGAACTCGACGGCGCCTTCGTCATGCCGGGCCTCGTCGACGTGCACAACCATCACGCGCTCGCGGGCCGCACCGAGCTCTTCGAGCTGTCGATCCCGATCGGGGCGGGCCTCGACGAGATCATCGAGGGGGTGCGCGAGCACGCGACCGGGCTGCCGGCCGACGCGTGGATCACCGGCGGGCCGTGGGGCAGCACGCTCCGGGCGCAGCTCTCGACGACCGACGCGCTGGCGCGGCTCGATGCGGCCTCGGGCGGACGCCCGGTCGTGCTCGTGGAGGACTCGCGCCACAACCGGTGGGCGAACAGCCGTGCGATGGAGCTCGCGGGCATCACCGCCGACGCGGATCCCGGCGAGGGCGGCGTCATCGAGCTCGACGCGGCGAGCGGGCGGCCGACCGGTGTCCTGCTCGAGTCGGCGGGGCTGCCGGTCGAGCATGCGATGGCGCGCACGGGTTCGCTCACGGCCGAGCAGCACCGCGCCGCCTCCCGGCGCGGCGTCGAACTGCTGAACTCCTACGGCGTCACGTGCTTCCAGGATGCGGCGGTCTCGCTCGAGATCCTCGAGGCGCTGCGCTCCCTCGACGAGGCGGGCGAGCTCGACGCGTGGGTGGTCTCGTCGCTCACGGTCAACGACCAGATCTTCGGCTACGACCCGATCGGCGAGGGGCTGGTCTGGCAGGGAGACCGGTTCCGCACCGCCCACCACCGGCCGGATTTCGTGAAGATCTTCCTCGACGGGGTGCCGCCCGCCCGCACGGGCGCGTTCCTCGAGCCGTACCTGCCCGACGAGGCGCACGGCGCGGAGTTCCACGGCGAGACGGTGCTCGCACCCGACGAGCTCGAGGGGTGGTTGCGTCGCACCGCCGAGCGCGGCCTGTCGGCGAAGATCCACTGCACGGGCGACGCGTCGGTGCGGCTCGTCCTGGACACGGTCGAGCAGTTGCGCGCCGAGGGCTTCACCGCGACGCGCTACCAGATCGCGCACGGCCAGTTCGTCGCCGAGTCCGACCTGCCGCGTTTCGCGGAGCTCGGTGTGGTGGCCGACATGTCGCCGTTCGTCTGGTTCCCGGGCGAGATCCCGCTCGCCATCGCCGAGGTGCTGCCGCCCGAGCGCGCGTCGCACCTGCAGCCGAACCGGTCGCTGCTCGACCTCGGCGCACGCATCGCGGGCGGTTCGGACTGGCCGGTGTCGCCGTCGCCGAACCCGTGGGAGGGCATCCACGGGCTGGTCACGCGCACCGATCCGTCGGGCCGGTTCCCGGGCACGCTCTGGCCCGAGCAGGCGATCACGCTCGACGAGGCGATCACCGCGTTCACGAGCGGCGCCGCCGAGGCGATGGGGCTCGGCCACGAGACCGGTTCGCTCGCGCCGGGCAAGTCGGCCGACTTCGTCGTGCTCGATCGCGACCCGTACGCGCACCCGGCCGGCGAGCTCGCCCGCACGGGCGTCCTCGAGACGTGGTTCGCCGGGCGCCGGGTGTTCGCGCGCGCCTGA